Below is a genomic region from Methanolobus sediminis.
TGAGTTTATCAATGACGTCCTTAATGGTTCCGACAATGGATCCCATTGCCATGATGATGATATCTGCATCGTCTGTTCGATACTCGTCAATAAGTCCTCCGTAGTATCTTCCGTATACGTCGTAGAATTCATTTGCTACATCCTCTATTTTCTTAAGGGCCTTCTGCATTGCCTGCTCCTGCAGGTACCTGAACTCTGTGTAGTAGTTAGGGTCTGCAAATGCTCCGAAACTTACCGGGTTCTTTGGATCAAGAACATGATCCGGTTCATAGGTAGGCAGGAATTCATCTGTAAGGTCCTGTTCAAGAAGTACAACAGGTTCGTAAACGTGTGAAAGGATAAAACCGTCCATACAGGTCATTGATGGCAGAAGTATATCCTTGTCCTCAGATATCTTGTATGCCTGTGCGGTCATATCTGAGATTTCCTGTGTGTTCTCTGCATAGAGCTGTATCCATCCTGTGTCTCTCTGGGAGATCGCATCCTGATGGTCATTCCATATGCTGATAGGTGCACTGACAGCCCTGTTTGCTATTGTCATCATTACAGGCAGTCTCATACCAGCTACGTTGAAGAGTACCTCGTGCATGAGTTCAAGACCCTGTGATGTTGTTGCAGAGTAGCATCTTGCTCCGGCGGCTGAAGAACCTACAAGTGCTGAGAGTGCTGAGAACTCAGATTCCACATTGATGTATT
It encodes:
- the porA gene encoding pyruvate synthase subunit PorA — its product is MAPENKLDKSKMVVVEGSYAVAHAVKVCRPNVISAYPITPQTHIVEDLSQFMADGEIPNCEYINVESEFSALSALVGSSAAGARCYSATTSQGLELMHEVLFNVAGMRLPVMMTIANRAVSAPISIWNDHQDAISQRDTGWIQLYAENTQEISDMTAQAYKISEDKDILLPSMTCMDGFILSHVYEPVVLLEQDLTDEFLPTYEPDHVLDPKNPVSFGAFADPNYYTEFRYLQEQAMQKALKKIEDVANEFYDVYGRYYGGLIDEYRTDDADIIIMAMGSIVGTIKDVIDKLRDRNVKVGVLKVRSFRPFPVEAIKNAVKDAKVVVVLDKNISLGLNEGALFTETKSSLYNTDVRIPVVGYMIGHGGRDIKVDTIEKIIDEATEVMKTGIKIESQFTDVKEELL